Proteins from a genomic interval of Methanofollis formosanus:
- a CDS encoding response regulator: protein MFSVLYVDDEPALLEIGRLFLERSGHLAVETARSAAEAIEKLHSQKYDGIISDFQMPEMDGIEFLKYIRTHFGDLPFVLFTGRGREEVVIEALNHGADFYLQKGGDPVSQFVELEHKITLAIERKVTMDELRESRQRMADVINFLPDATFAVDLEGKVIAWNRAIEEMTGVKKEEILGEGDFTYAIPFYGERRPLLIDQVLAEDKEAKSTYPRVIRRGNRLISEFFVPHLYGGRGAYLWFIASPLYDTKGTIIGAIESIRDVTDRKRAEEEREAAHQKLLDIIDFLPDATFVIDTDRRVIAWNRAIEEMTGVKKEEMLGKGDYAYAFPFYGETMPILIDLVQEPDAEFGPRYHYLEREGDTVVAEMFLPLLSDGRGAYLWGKASPLYNDQGEIIGAIESLRDITEYKQAEDARLNAIVQGSPIPQFVLDGDHRVAYWNEALEAYSGIRAAEIIGTRDHWEAFYQDKQPCLADLLIDGMPAESALTGEEGEKYAKSRFIEGAYEGTAFFPEMGESGTWLHFTAALIRDARDRVIGAVETLEDISEQRRTEEALKASEVKYRTLFENSGSPVIIVEEDTTISLVNREFERLSGYAREEVEGRMSWQEFVACEADLQRVTGYHRLRRIEPEQAPPVYECHFKNRALEVRDGLISVAMIPGTQQSIVAVMDITGRKKAEETRRLADLIHFMPDAIFAVDLEGKVIAWNRAIEEMTGAAAAEVLGKGDHAYAVPFYGDRRPLLIDLLSSSPEELEERAYHKIERHGDFLIAETGEARPQGREVVLKAFAAPLYDDSGEVTGAVQSIRDVTEFRHAEEALRESETKYRSLFEYANDAILLIKDGQITDCNTRALTIFECTRERFVGSTLSAFSPSLQPDGSDSMETVSRRIRGALSGESQFFECQCHTLGKKPFFAEVSLNRIQLGDERFVQAIVRDITTRKEAEEALKKKTYDLNERVKELRCLYTISHIQEEGAPIDGVMQRIADVIPPAWQYPAITAVRITVDEKEYQTDTFRETGWTQERQIVVDGKPAGRIEVVYLEERPERDTGPFLKEEENLITIIALRIGQFITRKRAEEARSASEAELRALFASMTDVVIVYDAEGRYLKIAPTNPALLYRPTEELLGKAVGKVLPGPQAGVFLDNIRQALETGGAVNFEYRLSIDGREIWFAAVISPMTPDSVILVARDITERKIAEMAVRTANEKLNLLSSITRHDILNQLTVLHGYIGLTKTETTDPTLLGYIEKEEMAAESIRRQIEFTRDYQEIGVAAPAWQDVHRTIARSVRTLDLGAVDLSIAFEGLEVYADPLLEKVFFNLVDNALRYGESVTTIRFSCLEDEEGITIVCEDDGVGIPEKFKEGIFKREYYKNTGLGLYLSREVLAITGLLIRETGEAGRGARFEISVPRRGYRFVGERRA, encoded by the coding sequence ATGTTCTCCGTCCTCTACGTCGACGACGAACCGGCGCTCCTTGAGATCGGCAGACTCTTCCTGGAACGTTCGGGGCATCTCGCCGTTGAGACCGCTCGCTCGGCCGCAGAGGCGATCGAAAAACTGCATTCACAGAAATACGACGGCATCATCTCAGACTTTCAGATGCCCGAGATGGACGGGATCGAGTTTCTCAAGTATATCCGCACCCACTTTGGCGATCTCCCATTCGTCCTCTTTACGGGCCGGGGCAGGGAAGAAGTGGTGATCGAGGCCCTGAACCATGGGGCCGACTTCTATCTTCAGAAAGGAGGCGATCCGGTCTCCCAGTTCGTCGAACTGGAGCACAAGATCACCCTTGCCATCGAGCGGAAGGTGACGATGGACGAACTGCGCGAGTCCAGACAGCGGATGGCCGATGTGATCAACTTTCTCCCCGACGCGACCTTTGCCGTCGATCTTGAAGGAAAGGTGATCGCCTGGAACCGGGCCATCGAGGAGATGACCGGCGTAAAAAAAGAGGAGATCCTTGGAGAAGGGGATTTTACGTACGCCATACCCTTCTACGGGGAGAGAAGGCCGCTCCTCATCGATCAGGTCCTGGCCGAGGATAAAGAGGCCAAGAGCACCTATCCCCGCGTCATACGAAGGGGTAACAGACTGATCTCGGAATTTTTCGTGCCGCACCTGTACGGGGGCAGAGGCGCCTATCTCTGGTTTATCGCCTCACCGCTGTACGACACGAAGGGCACGATCATCGGGGCTATCGAATCGATCCGCGACGTCACCGATCGGAAACGGGCCGAGGAAGAGCGAGAGGCCGCCCATCAGAAACTTCTGGACATCATCGACTTCCTCCCTGACGCCACCTTCGTCATCGATACCGACCGAAGAGTCATCGCCTGGAACCGGGCCATCGAGGAGATGACCGGGGTGAAGAAGGAAGAGATGCTCGGCAAGGGGGATTATGCCTATGCCTTCCCCTTCTACGGGGAGACCATGCCGATCCTCATCGACCTTGTCCAGGAACCGGACGCCGAGTTCGGACCCAGATACCACTATCTGGAACGCGAGGGCGATACCGTCGTGGCCGAGATGTTCCTTCCCCTTCTCTCAGATGGCCGCGGAGCATATCTGTGGGGGAAGGCTTCGCCCCTGTACAACGATCAGGGGGAGATCATCGGTGCGATCGAATCACTCAGGGACATCACCGAGTACAAGCAGGCCGAAGACGCACGCCTGAATGCCATCGTGCAGGGTTCCCCGATCCCGCAGTTTGTCCTCGACGGCGATCACCGTGTGGCATACTGGAACGAGGCGCTGGAGGCGTACAGCGGGATCAGGGCCGCGGAGATCATCGGTACACGGGACCACTGGGAGGCGTTTTATCAAGACAAGCAACCGTGCCTGGCAGACCTGCTCATCGACGGCATGCCGGCCGAGTCGGCACTCACGGGAGAGGAGGGGGAGAAGTATGCGAAGTCGCGGTTTATCGAGGGCGCCTACGAGGGCACGGCCTTCTTCCCTGAGATGGGTGAAAGCGGGACATGGCTGCACTTCACTGCGGCCCTGATCCGGGACGCCAGGGACCGGGTCATCGGGGCGGTGGAGACTCTTGAGGACATCTCCGAGCAGCGACGGACCGAAGAAGCCCTGAAGGCGTCGGAGGTTAAGTACCGCACCCTATTCGAGAACAGCGGGAGCCCGGTGATCATCGTCGAGGAGGACACCACCATCTCGCTCGTCAACCGGGAGTTCGAGAGACTCAGCGGGTATGCCCGCGAAGAGGTGGAGGGCCGGATGAGCTGGCAGGAGTTCGTGGCATGCGAGGCCGACCTTCAGAGGGTAACCGGATATCACCGGTTGCGAAGGATTGAACCCGAACAGGCCCCGCCGGTTTATGAATGCCATTTCAAAAACCGGGCTCTGGAAGTGAGAGACGGGCTCATATCGGTTGCGATGATTCCGGGGACGCAGCAGAGCATCGTAGCCGTGATGGATATTACCGGGCGGAAAAAAGCGGAAGAGACCAGGCGTCTCGCCGACCTGATCCATTTCATGCCTGACGCGATCTTCGCCGTCGACCTTGAGGGGAAGGTGATCGCCTGGAACCGGGCAATCGAGGAGATGACCGGGGCTGCGGCGGCGGAGGTCCTGGGGAAGGGCGACCACGCCTATGCCGTCCCGTTTTACGGGGACCGGCGACCGCTCCTCATCGATCTTCTCTCCTCCTCCCCCGAAGAACTGGAAGAGAGAGCATATCACAAGATCGAGAGGCACGGAGATTTTCTGATCGCCGAGACCGGAGAGGCGCGGCCGCAGGGAAGGGAGGTGGTCCTGAAGGCATTTGCCGCTCCTCTCTACGACGACTCGGGTGAGGTGACCGGTGCGGTACAGAGCATCCGCGATGTCACGGAGTTCCGGCACGCCGAGGAGGCATTACGGGAGAGCGAGACCAAGTACCGGTCGCTCTTCGAGTACGCGAACGACGCGATCCTGCTCATCAAGGACGGCCAGATCACCGACTGCAACACCCGTGCCCTCACGATCTTCGAGTGCACCCGCGAGCGGTTTGTCGGCAGCACCCTCTCTGCATTCTCACCGTCTCTCCAGCCCGACGGTTCGGACTCGATGGAAACGGTTTCCAGGAGGATCCGGGGTGCTTTGTCGGGGGAGTCGCAGTTCTTCGAGTGTCAGTGTCACACCCTGGGGAAAAAGCCGTTTTTTGCCGAGGTGAGCCTGAACCGGATCCAGCTAGGAGACGAACGGTTTGTCCAGGCGATCGTCCGCGATATCACCACGCGCAAAGAAGCCGAAGAGGCGCTGAAGAAAAAAACTTACGACCTGAACGAGCGGGTCAAAGAGTTGAGGTGTCTGTACACCATCTCACACATCCAGGAGGAGGGGGCGCCGATCGACGGAGTGATGCAAAGAATCGCGGACGTCATTCCCCCGGCCTGGCAGTATCCGGCGATCACGGCGGTACGGATCACCGTGGACGAGAAGGAGTATCAGACTGACACCTTCCGGGAGACCGGATGGACACAGGAACGACAGATCGTGGTCGATGGGAAACCGGCCGGCAGGATTGAGGTGGTGTACCTCGAAGAACGGCCCGAACGGGATACAGGGCCGTTCTTGAAGGAAGAAGAAAACCTCATCACCATTATCGCCCTGCGGATAGGGCAGTTCATCACGCGTAAACGGGCGGAAGAGGCGCGGAGCGCTTCAGAGGCAGAGTTGAGGGCGTTGTTTGCGAGTATGACCGATGTCGTCATCGTCTATGATGCTGAGGGGCGGTACCTGAAGATCGCACCGACCAATCCGGCGCTTCTCTACCGACCAACGGAAGAACTGCTCGGGAAAGCCGTCGGCAAGGTGCTTCCGGGCCCGCAGGCCGGGGTTTTTCTCGACAACATACGGCAGGCACTGGAGACCGGGGGGGCGGTGAACTTCGAGTATCGTCTGTCCATCGACGGCCGGGAGATCTGGTTCGCCGCCGTGATCTCTCCCATGACTCCGGACTCGGTCATCCTGGTCGCGCGCGACATCACCGAAAGAAAGATCGCGGAGATGGCGGTCAGGACGGCAAATGAAAAGCTCAACCTCCTCTCCAGCATCACCAGGCATGATATTCTCAACCAGCTCACGGTGCTGCACGGCTATATCGGGCTTACGAAGACGGAGACGACCGATCCCACCTTGCTTGGGTACATCGAGAAAGAGGAGATGGCCGCCGAATCGATCCGCCGCCAGATCGAGTTTACCCGGGACTATCAGGAGATCGGGGTCGCGGCCCCCGCGTGGCAGGACGTGCACCGGACTATCGCCAGGAGTGTTCGGACCCTTGACCTGGGGGCGGTGGACCTTTCGATCGCGTTCGAGGGGCTTGAGGTCTATGCCGATCCCCTCCTCGAGAAGGTCTTCTTCAACCTGGTGGACAATGCCCTCAGGTATGGGGAAAGTGTCACGACGATCCGCTTCTCCTGCCTGGAGGACGAGGAGGGGATCACCATCGTCTGCGAAGACGACGGTGTTGGGATCCCGGAAAAATTCAAAGAAGGGATCTTCAAGAGAGAGTATTACAAGAATACCGGCCTCGGACTCTATCTCTCCCGCGAGGTCCTTGCCATCACCGGACTTCTGATCCGGGAGACCGGCGAGGCAGGAAGAGGCGCACGGTTTGAGATCTCGGTCCCGAGAAGGGGGTACCGATTTGTCGGGGAGAGAAGAGCATAG
- a CDS encoding methyl-accepting chemotaxis protein — protein MKIQEIIGALDAVPGKGPQVHLDETACDTDLRPIAAAVNRTISRRWDMQRRVDDLNTDLTLYQAAVMENPTPMLLLDRDLTVVRANRAFTVTSGIGQRQLTGMDLRNLSATTVKGKRIIDALLHNTHVSGECIVDLPAGKKYLKYQAIPNIDQDAGVENLLLFLDDITEERKRDEETRRAIEEGKQRNEWFATVLNTISYPISITDRSMNWTGVNRAFAETFGIDRTKAIGRHCSATNGPLCHNENCMIRQLQKSGKERIAATFEHGGRFLKVGAAHLTDDRGDRIGYIEMIEDITPLMRQQKEAEEQAARLAESARELKVAMDAMARQDLTFALEVREDDPLRKLKENYQETREGLRGATLDLAGAIREITAGTADASRSVEEIARAVEQIAAQSQKATDDSRAELNDIEESAGAMVGLSAAIEEVANTCQEVLQVTEKSAKIGEEASRLGQTAAAKMEEVKVASKESVAEITRLNSQMQEITKIVKLITDISNQTNLLALNAAIEAARAGEHGRGFAVVAGEVRNLAGESKKATGQIEDLIATVQAQSTRTSREIEGSYAEIHAGIERVGKTLDALDQMVRMSAEIRASVTEIAKATEDQANDATRVTEAMEGTKEKTRANLKAVEEVAALLEEISASAEEAGGGAQEVAGMAAHLEGMVDQFRLD, from the coding sequence ATGAAAATACAAGAGATCATCGGGGCTCTGGATGCCGTACCGGGAAAAGGGCCTCAAGTCCATCTGGACGAGACAGCGTGCGATACCGACCTCAGGCCAATCGCCGCCGCGGTCAACCGCACCATCTCCCGAAGATGGGATATGCAGAGACGAGTCGACGACCTCAACACAGACCTCACTCTCTACCAGGCCGCCGTCATGGAGAATCCCACCCCCATGCTCCTGCTGGACAGAGACCTTACGGTCGTCAGGGCAAACCGTGCCTTCACCGTGACGAGCGGGATCGGTCAGCGGCAACTGACCGGGATGGATCTGCGCAATCTCTCCGCCACCACGGTAAAGGGCAAAAGGATCATCGACGCCCTTCTTCATAATACCCATGTATCCGGCGAATGTATCGTCGATCTACCGGCCGGGAAAAAATATCTGAAATATCAGGCTATCCCGAACATCGACCAGGACGCAGGGGTTGAAAATCTCCTGCTGTTCCTCGACGATATCACGGAAGAACGGAAGCGAGATGAGGAAACCAGAAGAGCGATCGAGGAGGGGAAGCAGAGAAACGAATGGTTTGCGACTGTTCTCAACACTATCTCCTATCCGATCTCGATCACCGACCGCTCGATGAACTGGACCGGGGTGAACCGCGCCTTTGCCGAGACCTTCGGCATCGACCGCACCAAGGCAATCGGGCGGCACTGCAGTGCCACCAACGGCCCGCTCTGCCACAACGAGAACTGTATGATTAGACAACTCCAGAAGAGCGGGAAGGAGCGGATCGCCGCCACCTTCGAGCATGGAGGCAGGTTCCTCAAGGTCGGCGCCGCCCACCTCACCGATGACCGCGGTGACCGAATCGGCTACATCGAGATGATTGAGGACATCACTCCCCTCATGCGGCAGCAGAAAGAGGCCGAAGAGCAGGCCGCCCGGCTTGCAGAAAGTGCACGCGAACTCAAGGTTGCCATGGACGCCATGGCAAGACAGGACCTCACCTTCGCCCTGGAGGTCCGTGAGGACGATCCCCTCAGGAAACTCAAGGAGAACTATCAGGAGACCAGAGAGGGACTCAGGGGCGCGACCCTCGACCTCGCCGGGGCTATCAGGGAGATCACGGCCGGCACCGCGGACGCGAGCAGGAGCGTTGAGGAGATCGCACGGGCCGTTGAACAGATCGCGGCCCAGAGCCAGAAGGCCACCGACGATTCGAGGGCCGAACTCAACGATATCGAAGAATCAGCCGGGGCGATGGTCGGTCTCTCGGCGGCGATCGAAGAGGTGGCCAACACCTGCCAGGAGGTGCTTCAGGTCACCGAGAAGAGCGCCAAGATCGGTGAAGAGGCGAGCAGACTCGGCCAGACTGCCGCGGCAAAGATGGAGGAGGTGAAAGTCGCCTCAAAGGAGAGTGTGGCGGAGATCACGAGACTGAACTCCCAGATGCAGGAGATCACCAAGATCGTCAAACTGATCACCGACATCTCCAACCAGACCAACCTGCTTGCGCTCAACGCCGCGATCGAGGCGGCAAGGGCCGGCGAGCACGGCCGCGGCTTTGCCGTCGTCGCGGGTGAAGTGCGGAACCTTGCCGGAGAGTCGAAGAAGGCCACCGGCCAGATCGAAGACCTCATCGCCACCGTCCAGGCACAGAGCACCCGAACTTCGCGGGAGATCGAGGGTTCCTATGCCGAGATTCATGCCGGGATCGAGCGGGTCGGCAAGACCCTCGACGCCCTTGACCAGATGGTCCGAATGTCGGCAGAGATCAGGGCGAGCGTGACCGAGATCGCAAAGGCCACCGAAGACCAGGCCAACGATGCGACCAGGGTTACCGAGGCGATGGAAGGAACGAAGGAAAAGACGAGGGCGAACCTGAAGGCCGTCGAGGAGGTGGCCGCCCTCCTGGAGGAAATCTCGGCCTCGGCTGAGGAGGCGGGTGGCGGAGCCCAGGAAGTCGCCGGGATGGCGGCGCATCTCGAGGGGATGGTCGACCAGTTCAGACTCGATTGA
- a CDS encoding universal stress protein: protein MFRKVLYPTDFSECSYKALDYIKTLKAAGTEEVVVVHVLDEREIDLVSTGIGWLAGDRMVEYDAKLEGRMRENAQEKLNGILSVIKGAGMKAKAEVRKGYPSVEVLATAKRERVSLVVMGSHGKSNLAGAVVGSVSEEVLRKSTVPVLIVTRETQNACIGR from the coding sequence GTGTTCAGAAAAGTGCTGTACCCCACTGATTTTTCGGAATGTTCATACAAGGCCCTCGACTATATCAAGACTCTTAAGGCCGCCGGCACCGAGGAGGTGGTCGTCGTCCATGTACTGGACGAGCGGGAGATCGACCTCGTCTCGACCGGGATCGGGTGGCTGGCCGGCGACCGGATGGTCGAGTACGACGCCAAACTCGAAGGTCGGATGCGGGAGAACGCTCAGGAGAAACTGAACGGCATCCTCTCGGTCATCAAAGGCGCCGGAATGAAGGCGAAGGCCGAGGTGCGCAAGGGCTACCCCTCCGTCGAGGTGCTGGCCACGGCCAAGAGGGAACGGGTCTCCCTGGTCGTGATGGGCAGCCACGGCAAGAGCAACCTCGCCGGTGCGGTGGTTGGTTCGGTCTCCGAGGAGGTGCTCAGGAAGTCGACGGTGCCGGTCTTGATCGTGACCAGGGAGACGCAGAACGCCTGCATCGGCCGGTGA
- a CDS encoding cation-translocating P-type ATPase, which yields MAIYAGDREELYARTESREEGLTGAEAAERLGVHGPNVIQKREKKNYFRVYLRQYTQFFAVLLEVAAVLSLIADASAPGEGYDILGYAIAGAVVINATFAFWQEYKADQTVEALLRLMPSMVTVRREDVAETVDAREVVPGDVLLLEEGDRIAADAVLTGVNSLYVDLSTLTGESRPRHRTAEPSIAASVLEARNVVFAGTTVTSGNGTAVVYATGRKTEFGKIATLAKEVEKRQTPMQKEIVRITRILTLAAVLVGGVFFVLSYFAGFGLLVAAIFALSLIVANVPEGMLPTITLSLSLASQHMARRNALIKNLDSVQTLGSTTVICTDKTGTLTRNEMTARVIVLSSGEEVSVTGEGYLGDGEAVIKGRTEGSDERLEFFLMAALLNCRAAIEGDHLHGDPTELALVAAARKACVGPMGYEKVAEIPFTSERKMMSTVHAKDGARLIFTKGAPEVVLPKCRAFRDRTGAAVTLDEEERVRIAAHAEDLERQAYRLLAVAYGEGDEEEDLVYLGLIGLMDPPRAEVPGAVATCRRAGIRVMVLTGDNPITAGAVAEAVGLSVDRVITGDELAGISDERLEEILKDEDVLFARMRSDQKLQIATALQKNGEVVAMTGDGVNDAPALKKADIGIAMGLKGTEVAKEAADMVLIDDNFCSIVAAVEEGRTVYFNIKKFVTYILASNVPEIVPYILQFFLRIPLPLTVIQILSIDLGSDMLPGLALGSERHEKDIMEIPPVGKTERILDREVFKRGYFFLGIIEATAAMTAFLGFLFLMGWQYGDLSIAGTELHRQAMTMTLLGAVTCQLANVWTLRSWEFSAFERGLFTNKLLIVAVVLEAIWIYLLLTAPSVQAIFNTASVPPAYLLLLIPFPILLFVSHEFYKYLIRRRTGKGIHRAEEEPLPSELCGENEE from the coding sequence ATGGCGATCTATGCCGGGGACCGCGAGGAACTCTATGCCCGGACCGAGTCACGGGAGGAGGGGCTGACCGGAGCGGAGGCCGCCGAACGTCTCGGCGTCCACGGGCCAAACGTCATCCAGAAACGGGAGAAGAAGAACTATTTCAGGGTATACCTCCGCCAGTATACCCAGTTCTTCGCCGTCCTCCTCGAAGTCGCCGCCGTCCTCTCACTCATCGCCGACGCCTCGGCGCCGGGCGAAGGCTACGACATCCTGGGCTATGCGATCGCGGGGGCGGTGGTCATCAACGCCACCTTCGCCTTCTGGCAGGAGTACAAGGCCGACCAGACCGTCGAGGCGCTGCTGCGGCTCATGCCCTCGATGGTGACGGTGCGGCGTGAGGATGTCGCCGAGACGGTGGACGCCCGCGAGGTCGTGCCCGGCGACGTCCTTCTCCTCGAAGAGGGCGACCGGATCGCCGCCGACGCCGTGCTGACCGGGGTGAACTCGCTGTACGTCGATCTCTCCACGCTCACCGGAGAGTCGAGGCCGCGCCACCGGACCGCAGAGCCCTCTATAGCGGCATCGGTCCTTGAGGCCAGGAACGTCGTCTTTGCCGGGACCACCGTCACCTCCGGGAACGGGACGGCGGTGGTCTATGCCACCGGCCGGAAGACCGAGTTCGGGAAGATCGCCACCCTTGCAAAAGAGGTGGAGAAGCGCCAGACCCCGATGCAGAAAGAGATCGTGAGGATCACCCGGATCCTCACCCTTGCCGCCGTCCTGGTCGGCGGAGTCTTCTTCGTCCTCAGTTATTTTGCCGGGTTCGGGCTGCTCGTCGCGGCGATCTTCGCCCTCTCCCTCATCGTCGCCAATGTCCCGGAGGGGATGCTCCCGACCATCACCCTCTCGCTCTCGCTTGCAAGCCAGCACATGGCGAGGCGAAACGCCCTCATCAAGAACCTCGACTCGGTCCAGACACTCGGGAGCACCACGGTCATCTGCACCGACAAGACCGGGACCCTGACCAGGAACGAGATGACGGCCAGGGTGATCGTCCTCTCGAGCGGGGAAGAGGTCTCGGTCACCGGCGAGGGCTACCTGGGCGACGGCGAGGCGGTCATCAAGGGGCGGACCGAGGGCTCCGACGAACGCCTGGAATTTTTCCTCATGGCCGCGCTCCTCAACTGCCGGGCGGCGATCGAGGGCGACCACCTCCATGGCGACCCCACCGAACTCGCCCTCGTCGCCGCGGCCAGGAAGGCCTGCGTGGGGCCTATGGGATACGAGAAGGTGGCCGAGATCCCCTTCACCAGCGAGCGCAAGATGATGTCGACGGTCCATGCAAAGGACGGTGCCCGTCTCATCTTCACGAAAGGCGCCCCCGAAGTGGTCCTCCCGAAGTGCCGCGCCTTCCGGGACCGCACCGGGGCGGCCGTCACTCTCGACGAGGAAGAGCGGGTGCGGATCGCCGCACACGCCGAAGACCTGGAGAGGCAGGCCTACCGTCTCCTCGCGGTTGCGTACGGCGAGGGCGATGAGGAGGAAGATCTCGTCTATCTCGGGCTCATCGGGCTGATGGACCCGCCCAGGGCCGAAGTGCCGGGCGCGGTCGCGACCTGCCGGCGGGCCGGGATCAGGGTGATGGTCCTCACCGGCGACAACCCCATTACCGCGGGAGCGGTGGCGGAGGCGGTCGGACTCTCGGTGGATAGGGTGATCACCGGCGACGAACTGGCCGGGATCTCCGACGAGCGCCTGGAAGAGATCCTCAAAGACGAGGACGTCCTCTTTGCCAGGATGCGTTCGGACCAGAAACTCCAGATCGCCACCGCCCTCCAGAAGAACGGCGAGGTGGTGGCGATGACCGGCGACGGGGTGAACGACGCCCCGGCCCTCAAGAAGGCCGACATCGGGATCGCCATGGGCCTGAAGGGGACCGAGGTCGCGAAGGAGGCGGCCGACATGGTCCTCATCGACGACAACTTCTGCTCCATCGTCGCCGCCGTCGAGGAGGGGCGGACCGTCTACTTCAACATCAAAAAGTTCGTCACCTACATCCTCGCCTCCAACGTCCCCGAGATCGTCCCGTACATCCTCCAGTTCTTCCTCAGGATCCCGCTCCCGCTCACCGTGATCCAGATCCTCTCCATCGACCTCGGCTCAGACATGCTCCCCGGCCTCGCCCTCGGTTCCGAGCGGCACGAGAAAGATATCATGGAGATCCCGCCGGTGGGAAAGACCGAGCGGATCCTCGACCGCGAAGTCTTCAAGCGAGGCTACTTCTTCCTGGGGATCATCGAGGCGACCGCGGCGATGACCGCCTTCCTCGGGTTCCTCTTCCTGATGGGCTGGCAGTACGGCGACCTCTCCATCGCCGGCACCGAACTCCACCGGCAGGCGATGACCATGACTCTCCTCGGGGCGGTGACCTGTCAACTCGCCAATGTCTGGACGCTGCGTTCCTGGGAGTTCTCGGCCTTCGAACGCGGCCTCTTCACCAACAAACTGCTCATCGTCGCCGTGGTCCTGGAGGCGATCTGGATCTACCTCCTCCTCACCGCACCGTCAGTGCAGGCGATCTTCAACACCGCGAGCGTCCCGCCCGCCTACCTCCTCCTGCTCATACCCTTCCCGATCCTCCTCTTCGTGTCTCACGAGTTCTACAAATATCTCATCAGGCGCCGGACCGGGAAGGGGATACACCGGGCGGAGGAAGAACCTCTTCCGTCTGAGTTGTGCGGGGAGAATGAGGAGTGA
- a CDS encoding aminotransferase class I/II-fold pyridoxal phosphate-dependent enzyme: MSSLMHLQDFRLERFLAQYEFSAPHLLCTSDCESVHLADLLLMEDGAEERFKDLWLGYTESAGGPEVRREVAGIYSAIAPDDVLVTAGAEESIFLCMHAMLGPGDHVVVQSPAYQSLHEVARSIGCRVSHWTLRDEDGWRPDIEALKDLVTRETEAVVINTPHNPTGCHMTHEEFRAVRDIAEDAGAWVFSDEVYRFLEYDPADRLPPMADIYEKGVSVGVMSKAFGLAGLRIGWTATRDAELRRRVAALKDYTTICCSAPSEFLTALALRHTEEIVGRNLGIIRSNLALLDAFFARHADRFAWVRPTAGAIGFPRLLTDESAEAFAIRTVQESGVLLLPSTAYEYGDSHFRVGFARTDLPAALRAFEDYLDGRTA; this comes from the coding sequence ATGTCATCTCTTATGCATCTTCAGGACTTCAGACTCGAACGTTTTCTTGCACAGTACGAGTTCTCGGCCCCCCACCTCCTCTGCACCTCAGACTGCGAGTCGGTGCACCTCGCCGACCTGCTTTTGATGGAGGACGGGGCCGAAGAACGGTTCAAAGATCTCTGGCTCGGGTACACCGAGTCGGCCGGCGGCCCTGAGGTGCGCCGGGAGGTCGCCGGGATATACTCCGCAATCGCTCCCGACGATGTCCTTGTCACCGCCGGGGCGGAGGAGTCGATCTTTCTCTGCATGCACGCCATGCTCGGCCCCGGCGACCACGTCGTCGTCCAGTCCCCGGCCTACCAGTCCCTCCACGAGGTGGCACGGTCCATCGGGTGCCGGGTCTCGCACTGGACGCTCCGCGACGAGGACGGGTGGCGGCCCGACATCGAGGCCCTCAAGGACCTGGTCACCAGGGAGACTGAGGCCGTGGTCATCAACACCCCGCACAACCCGACCGGGTGCCACATGACCCATGAGGAGTTTCGGGCGGTGAGGGACATCGCCGAGGACGCCGGGGCCTGGGTCTTCTCAGACGAGGTCTACCGTTTCCTCGAGTACGACCCCGCCGACCGCCTCCCACCGATGGCCGATATCTACGAGAAAGGAGTCTCGGTCGGCGTGATGTCCAAGGCCTTCGGGCTTGCGGGCCTGCGGATCGGGTGGACGGCAACACGGGACGCCGAACTGCGCCGGCGGGTCGCCGCCCTCAAGGACTACACCACCATCTGCTGCAGCGCCCCCTCCGAGTTCCTGACCGCCCTCGCCCTCAGGCACACCGAGGAGATCGTCGGCCGCAACCTCGGGATCATCAGGTCCAACCTCGCCCTCCTGGACGCCTTCTTCGCACGTCACGCCGACCGCTTCGCCTGGGTCCGCCCCACGGCCGGTGCCATCGGCTTCCCGCGCCTGCTCACCGATGAGAGCGCGGAGGCCTTCGCCATCAGGACCGTGCAGGAGAGCGGGGTGCTCCTCCTCCCCTCGACGGCCTACGAGTACGGAGACAGCCACTTCAGGGTCGGGTTCGCACGGACCGATCTGCCCGCGGCCCTCCGGGCCTTTGAGGACTATCTCGACGGCAGAACTGCCTGA